TGCCGCTGCCGGGCTGGTTCCGGACCTCCCCGCCCGGTCCGGCGGTGGGACCGGCGATGAAGTGCATGCCGACGCGGTAGAAGATGCTGAACAGGTTCACGGCCATCTCGCCGTCGGTGCGTCCGATGATGAACGCCGTGCCTTGCTCTTTCGTGAAAACCCACAGCGGACTCTTCGGATCGAGGTCCCAGAACGGCCAGAAATGGATGTTTTGAATGCGCCCCACGTCGTAGCACTGGTTGATGTACAGACCTTTCAACAAGGGATGCGCGTACAGGCCGTCAATAAAGTGCCGTCCCGTCACGTGCGTGCCGAAATCCACCGCCTGATACGGGTTGACGATCGTGACGTTGCGAATCGCGCAGTTGTCCGCGCCGTCCACGGATTGCACCGTCCACGGATACGCATGCGGTGGATTCGCGACGATCTGCTCCGGGTAGAAGATCGTCAAGCCGGACAACGCCGAGTTCGTGGACATCGAGATGAACGGCGTGCCATCCGCATTGCCCTGGCCTTCCGTCGCCAGCAACACCGAACCCGAATCGAACGGCCGCCCATTCACCGGCGCGCGCCAGATTCCTTCCAGCGTCACGTTCTCCGGAATCGTCAGATGGCCCTTGATGAGGTACTTGCCCGCAGGAAGTGAAACGATACCGCCACCGGCCGCGCAGGCTGCGTCTAGTAATTTCTGGAGTTCAACCGTCAGGTCGGCTTGTCCGACGTTGGTCGAAGAAGCTGAAGCGGTTGCCGTCGACAAATCCGCCGAACTTGCCCGCGCGCCAAATATCAAAGTGAGCGTGAGAGCCAATACGAATCCGAACGAATGGAACAGGCAGTGAGTGCGGGACCCGGCAAGAATATCCATTCCAAAATCACCTCCTGGCGTCGTCAGGTTCCGGCAGCTCCCGGGCCACCGCAAATCGGGGCTATTCGGTGATGCGATCTCGAACAAACGCGATCACCGCATTGACTTGCGATACAATCTTCTGGCGAGGTAATGGTTCGCTGAAGTCCGCGTCCTAGTCGTACCGAAACGTTATACCGAAAGCCGTGAGCGTGAGAACGTCATTTGCCTGCTCGGGGACTTCCACACCGCTGTTGGTGAGAAGCGCTACTAGTGCGCGGAGGTCGTGTGTTCTCGGATAATCGACGTCATGGAAAACGAGTAGCGCTTTCAATGCCTTTTCGGTGGCCGGTTGTGCGTGAAAACCGAATGCGCGCTCCGAAAAGTTCGGGTTTGGAAGC
This genomic window from Candidatus Hydrogenedentota bacterium contains:
- a CDS encoding HEPN domain-containing protein is translated as MNERDSAKSMLALACDDLGTLEQMLPNPNFSERAFGFHAQPATEKALKALLVFHDVDYPRTHDLRALVALLTNSGVEVPEQANDVLTLTAFGITFRYD